Part of the Deltaproteobacteria bacterium genome is shown below.
TCGTCAAACTGCTTCGCACCGAAGCCAAAGTCATCTGAGCATCGAAGGAGACGTCACCATGGCGAATGTGTTGGTGGTTGCGGAAATCAAAGAGGGCGAACCCAAGAAGGTTACGCTCGAACTCCTCACCGTCGGCGGACGCATCGCGTCGGGACTCGGCGGCACGCTGAACGCGGTCGCGATCGGCACCGGCCTCGGCGGCATCGAGACGAAGCTCGGCGCTCACGGCGCGAAGACCGTCTACGTCGCCGACGGCGTCGCCTCTTACAACTCCGAGGGCTACACGAAGATCCTCGCCGATGTCGTCGCCAAGGACGGCTCGGGCCTCGTGTTCTTCGCCGCGTCGTCGCAGGGTCGCGATCTCGCCCCGCGTCTGGCCGCCCGGCTCGACGCCGCCTTCGCCGCGGACTGCGTCGAAATCGACGTGGACGGCGGCAAGGTGAAGGTGAAGCGCCCGGTGTTCTCGGGCAAGGCGTTCGCGACGCTCACGATGGACGGCACGGCCGTGGTCAGCCTGCGTCCGAACAGCTATCCGGTCGCCGAAGGCGCGGGCCCGGCCGCCGCGACCGTCGCG
Proteins encoded:
- a CDS encoding electron transfer flavoprotein subunit alpha/FixB family protein; the protein is MANVLVVAEIKEGEPKKVTLELLTVGGRIASGLGGTLNAVAIGTGLGGIETKLGAHGAKTVYVADGVASYNSEGYTKILADVVAKDGSGLVFFAASSQGRDLAPRLAARLDAAFAADCVEIDVDGGKVKVKRPVFSGKAFATLTMDGTAVVSLRPNSYPVAEGAGPAAATVAAGGDFGAVKAQVVDVVAGQSGTVDLTEADRIVSGGRALKSADNFKLLWDMAKVINATVGASRAAVDSGFAPHAMQVGQTGKTVNPTLYVACGISGAIQHLAGMRTSKVIVAINKDPEAPIFQKADYGIVADLFEAVPVMQKEFEKLLAEA